The following proteins come from a genomic window of Malus sylvestris chromosome 4, drMalSylv7.2, whole genome shotgun sequence:
- the LOC126618224 gene encoding probable LRR receptor-like serine/threonine-protein kinase At3g47570, translating to MLKKSRDRLATSRSYKDWKSGVSYSQLVQSTNGFSTDNLIGSVRFGSVYKGVIPSDGTIVAVKVLNLQQQGASKSFIDECKALRSIRHRNLLNIITACSSFDNQGKDFKSLVFEFMANGSLDSMLYPRCEEESPSKRMSFMQRLNIAIDVASALDYLHHHCETAIVHCDLKLSNVLLDEDMVAHVGDFGLARFLFETLNDPTFSQTMSSQLKGSIGYILPEYGTGGQVSIVGDVYSYGILLLEMFIGKRPTDDMFKDGLSIYQFVAMSLPDHVMDVVDRSIIIDLEANGNVNNDIVRERTPSRRNNRGSVKEKKLKECLVSVMQIGLSCCAMSPKERMLMDSVVRKMSTIKDSYLKV from the exons ATGCTGAAAAAGTCAAGAGATAGACTTGCAACTTCACGTTCTTATAAGGATTGGAAATCAGGTGTCTCCTACTCACAACTCGTTCAATCAACTAACGGGTTCTCTACGGATAATCTTATTGGTTCGGTACGTTTTGGTTCTGTTTATAAAGGGGTAATTCCTAGTGATGGAACAATAGTTGCTGTTAAGGTACTAAACCTTCAACAACAAGGAGCTTCCAAGAGTTTCATAGATGAATGCAAAGCTTTAAGGAGTATAAGGCATCGTAATCTTCTCAATATCATAACTGCATGTTCGAGCTTTGATAATCAGGGCAAGGACTTCAAAAGTCTAGTTTTCGAGTTCATGGCAAATGGAAGTCTAGACTCAATGTTGTATCCAAGATGTGAGGAGGAATCTCCAAGCAAAAGAATGAGTTTTATGCAAAGATTGAACATCGCCATTGATGTTGCTTCTGCCTTAGATTATCTCCACCACCATTGTGAAACGGCCATTGTTCATTGTGATCTAAAGCTGAGCAATGTACTTCTTGATGAAGATATGGTAGCCCATGTTGGGGATTTTGGTTTAGCAAGGTTCCTCTTCGAAACATTAAATGATCCCACCTTCAGTCAAACAATGTCATCTCAGCTAAAGGGTTCTATAGGCTACATTCTTCCAG AATATGGCACAGGAGGCCAAGTTTCCATTGTTGGAGATGTTTACAGCTATGGGATACTATTGTTGGAAATGTTCATAGGAAAAAGACCTACCGATGACATGTTCAAAGATGGTCTAAGCATTTACCAATTTGTAGCCATGTCTTTGCCTGACCATGTTATGGACGTCGTTGACCGTTCAATTATCATCGACCTCGAAGCAAATGGTAATGTCAACAATGACATAGTGCGAGAACGAACTCCATCCAGACGTAACAATCGTGGCtcagtgaaagaaaaaaaattaaaggaatgtTTGGTTTCAGTAATGCAGATAGGACTCTCTTGTTGTGCAATGTCACCAAAGGAGCGGATGCTAATGGACTCAGTTGTTAGAAAAATGAGCACAATCAAAGACTCGTACCTCAAAGTTTAA
- the LOC126618225 gene encoding probable LRR receptor-like serine/threonine-protein kinase At3g47570, which yields MMEHSRTNRKLVLFKFLHGFILLCMSTCLESTTLRSLTLLGNESDRLALLDFKKRITVDPFNVMSSWNHSIHFCNWVGVSCHHSTKRVLMLNLKSKKLVGCISPSVGNLTYLTGINLRDNNFHGEIPPEMGLLQSLQYLNLSHNSFGGKIPTNLSQCIQLKLLNLQANRMMESIPNQLSSLLNLKYLRLDGNNLTGTIPPWIGNFSLLSSLILGKNNFQGSIPNELGHIAGLEVFVVEKNDLSGMIPSPIYNISSISTFSVAVNQLNGELPTNLGTMLPNLVDLYCDVNKFTGNIPISLSNASRLQMLELSQNGFSGTVPGESLGNLHSLVWLNFYRNQLGNRKVGDLNFLSFLANYTSLQYLSLFDNNFGGEIPGSIANLSTQLNLSGSVPHEIGKLEKLEELNNLTGTIPKMLMELSTLSSSLDLSDNYLTSPMPFEVGDLVHLTELNVLRNNLLGEIPSTLGSCTSLERLCLQGNKFEGTIPQSLKNLKGLEKLDISSNNLSGPIPEFIGKLGALKYLNLSYNDFEGELPKDGIFANASGVSILGNHRLCGGIP from the exons ATGATGGAGCATTCACGTACCAACCGTAAGCTGGTTTTGTTCAAATTCCTGCATGGGTTCATTCTTTTATGCATGAGCACATGCCTCGAATCTACAACACTTCGCAGCCTTACTCTCCTTGGAAATGAATCTGATCGCTTGGCACTGCTAGACTTCAAGAAAAGAATAACAGTTGATCCTTTCAATGTCATGAGCTCGTGGAATCATTCCATTCATTTCTGCAATTGGGTTGGAGTTTCATGCCACCATTCCACCAAAAGAGTCTTGATGTTGAACCTGAAATCAAAAAAGTTGGTAGGCTGCATTTCACCTTCAGTTGGAAATCTTACTTATCTTACTGGAATCAATTTGAGAGACAACAACTTTCATGGGGAAATTCCTCCAGAAATGGGTCTTCTACAAAGCCTACAATATCTCAACCTCTCTCATAATTCCTTTGGTGGGAAAATTCCAACTAATTTGTCGCAATGCATACAACTAAAATTGCTTAATCTGCAAGCCAATCGGATGATGGAGTCCATTCCAAACCAACTCAGTTCATTGTTGAATTTAAAATATCTACGGCTTGATGGTAACAATCTCACTGGAACTATCCCACCTTGGATAGGAAACTTTTCCTTGTTGAGTAGTCTAATACTTGGCAAGAACAATTTTCAAGGAAGCATACCCAATGAGCTTGGGCATATAGCAGGCTTGGAGGTGTTCGTAGTTGAGAAGAATGATCTATCTGGTATGATCCCATCCCCAATCTATAATATTTCTTCCATATCCACTTTTAGTGTTGCTGTCAACCAGTTGAATGGAGAGCTACCAACAAATCTCGGCACTATGCTTCCTAATCTCGTAGACCTTTACTGCGATGTGAACAAATTCACAGGAAATATTCCCATATCATTGTCAAATGCTTCAAGACTTCAGATGCTTGAACTTTCTCAAAATGGTTTCTCTGGGACAGTCCCTGGTGAGAGTCTAGGAAACTTGCATAGCTTAGTTTGGCTAAACTTTTATCGCAATCAGTTAGGAAATAGAAAAGTTGGTGACTTGAATTTTCTTAGTTTCTTGGCTAACTACACTAGTTTGCAGTATTTGAGTCTTTTCGATAATAATTTTGGAGGAGAAATTCCTGGATCCATAGCCAACCTTTCGACCCAACTTAAT TTGAGTGGAAGTGTCCCGCATGAAATTGGGAAGCTAGAGAAGTTAGAGGAACT TAACAACCTTACGGGCACCATACCTAAAATGCTTATGGAGCTTTCAACCCTTTCAAGTTCTCTAGACCTGTCTGACAATTATTTGACTAGTCCGATGCCCTTTGAGGTGGGTGATTTAGTGCATCTTACGGAGCTAAatgtattaagaaacaattTATTAGGTGAAATCCCGAGCACCCTCGGCAGTTGTACTAGTTTGGAACGCTTGTGTTTGCAAGGTAATAAGTTTGAAGGAACAATTCCTCAATCTCTTAAGAATTTGAAAGGCTTGGAAAAACTTGATATTTCAAGCAACAACTTGTCTGGGCCGATTCCTGAATTCATAGGCAAGCTTGGTGCTCTCAAGTATCTCAATCTTTCGTATAATGATTTTGAGGGCGAGTTGCCTAAAGATGGTATTTTTGCAAATGCTAGTGGTGTTTCTATTCTTGGAAATCATAGGCTCTGTGGTGGAATCCCATAA
- the LOC126618226 gene encoding uncharacterized protein LOC126618226: MARAIINAPPPTTKKQLQSLLGHIHFLRRFIANSAGKMKAFSTLLKLKDSDKFVWDDEHQAVFTKIKVSLTNPPVLVPPRRGKPLKLYISAAEESIGCLLAQDNDAGREQAIFYLSRNLSQPEINYPAVEKLCLAVFFTASKLRHYMLPSVTQVIAQTDVIRYMLTRPIVKGRIGKWTMALSEFSLQYIAQKAVKGQALADFLAQHPSPYGFGGNDVEIGMVQTRDNHWTMYFDGSSTSSSVGVEIVIQSPNHDRWLFSLKLDFECTNNQAEYEALIVDLGILHDLRATRALVLGDSELVINQLNDELAQIASSVQLLGGKLGREIPVLRQLYPALVNQQVLQRDNVIRTRVMSLPSLLDRDDPVDVCAVEAVPDDWRKPIMQYLDNPNGKHDRKTRVHATNYVMYQNELYRKGEDGLKDPRFGKWSPNWEGPFVVHKVYGKGAYHLKDQIGLVHRLPINGKFLKKYYPVTWEMRE, from the exons aTGGCCCGCGCAATTATCAATGCCCCACCCCCAACGACGAAGAAACAACTCCAGTCCTTACTCGGACATATCCATTTCCTCCGCCGATTTATTGCCAACTCAgcaggtaaaatgaaagcgttctccacgcttttgaaactcaaggacTCAGATAAATTTGTGTGGGACGACGAACATCAGGCGGTGTTTACGAAAATCAAAGTCTCTCTCACGAACCCACCTGTCCTGGTTCCTCCTCGGCGCGGTAAGCCTCTTAAGCTCTATATCTCGGCGGCCGAAGAGTCCATCGGGTGCCTCCTTGCGCAAGATAACGACGCCGGAcgagagcaggctattttttatCTCAGCCGCAATCTCAGTCAACCGGAGATCAATTATCCAGCCGTCGAGAAGCTATGCCTGGCCGTGTTTTTCACCGCTTCCAAGCTTCGGCATTATATGCTCCCATCAGTTACCCAAGTCATTGCTCAGACCGACGTCATCCGTTATATGCTCACCCGACCAATCGTAAAGGGCCGCATTGGGAAATGGACCATGGCACTGTCCGAATTTAGCTTGCAGTACATAGCCCAGAAAGCTGTCAAGGGCCAGGCACTGGCTGATTTCCTTGCTCAACATCCCTCCCCATATGGTTTTGGGGGCAACGACGTTGAAATCGGCATGGTTCAAACGCGCGACAACCactggacgatgtactttgacGGCTCCAGTACGTCATCTTCGGTGGGCGTGGAAATTGTCATTCAATCCCCGAACCACGATCGCTGGTTATTTTCGCTTAAGTTGGATTTCGAATGCACCaacaatcaggccgaatacgaagccctaaTCGTCGACCTTGGAATTCTTCATGACCTGCGGGCAACCCGCGCCCTCGTCCTCGGCGACTccgaacttgtgattaaccaactcaatG acgaaTTGGCTCAAATTGCCTCCAGCGTACAACTCTTGGGGGGTaagctaggccgagaaatacccgTGTTGCGACAgctatacccggccttggttaacCAACAAGTCCTCCAGCGCGACAACGTGATACGTACAAgagtcatgtccttaccttcgttgttagatcgaGACGACCCTGTGGACGTTTGTGCCGTCGAGGcagtaccagatgattggagaaagcccattatgcagtacctcgATAATCCCAATGGTAAACACGATCGCAAGACAAGagttcacgccacgaactatgtcatgTATCAGAATGAGTTATACCGAAAAGGCGAAGATG GACTAAAAGACCCTAGattcggcaagtggtcgccaaATTGGGAAGGACCGTTCGTTGTGCATAAAGTATACGGAaaaggggcgtatcatcttaaagaccaGATCGGTTTGGTTCACAGATTGCCGATCAACGGgaagtttttaaaaaaatactacCCGGTCACGtgggaaatgcgggaatag